AAAAAGAAACAAAAAAAAATGTAAACGATCAAGCAGATAAAAAAGTGGAAGAAAAGAAAGAAAGAAAAGAATATAAACGTTCAGAAAGTTCAAGAAGACCACAGAAAAAACGTTTTTCCAGAAAGAAATTTTTCTTCAAAAAACGTGTGTGCTTCTTTTGCACAAACAAAGATTCTGTGATTGATTACAAAGATGTTGGCCTGATGAAAAGATTTGTTTCCGATAATGGAAAGATCTCTCCCCGCCGGTTTACCGGAACTTGCGCCAAGCATCAGAAAAAAGTTTCTGTAGAAATCAAGAAAGCCCGTCAGATGGCTCTTCTTCCTTTCACAGACAAGCACAAATAATTTCAGTTAGTTAGATGTATGTTGTTGCAGTTTTAGCAGCTTTCATTACATCACTCTCTCCTCTGGGAGGGATGATCTTTACACTGGCATATGGTGGTAAATACCGGGAAAATATAACCAGATTTCTAACTGTATTTTTAGCAACTGGAATTTTGTTATTCATAACTAAAATTGTTGATGTTGTAACTTTTACCGACATTTTTTTGGGAGTCGGCATTGCTGCAGCTATCTACTTTTTTGTATTACGAAAAACAGGAAATTATCTTTTTTCAATTTTAGCGGCATACGGTTTTGATGCAATTATTGCAATAATCAAAAAAATTGCTTTTGGATCAATCATTCTGGACAATATAAATATTGCTTTAAATACTTATCAGAAGCTGATGGAATCATCATTTCAAAATAATCCTGAACAGATGGATTTAGGATTGCAGCTGATGGAAACAACCAGGCAGATCTTTGAACAATATTATGTTGGTATCTGGATGCTTTCTATCATTGTCGGATTATATTTGGGAACTCTAATTATTTCCAAAAACAGCGAGATCAAATGGCAGCACAGATTTATTCAACTTCAGTATGAATCTATCTACTTTGTCATCGCTGCTTTGATTTTATTTGTGATCCCGAAATGGCGAATTCTCGGTATGAATGCACTATTAATTTTAGCGCCATTATTTTTGATAGAAGGAATCTCAATTCTGGATTTTTATTGGGGAGATTTCTTTAAAAAAACAAAATTTTTACTTTTTTTGTTGATTATTTCGATGGTGTTCAATTATTTTATACTAAGTTTGATAGCCTTGATAGGGCTGTTGGATATTTGGTTTGATTTTAGAAAAATTAGAAATACGGAGGACATAGATGAAACTAATTCTAGCTAAGAATGTAGAAAAGCTAGGAGAGGCAGGAAGCGTGGTAGATGTAGCCGATGGCTATGCAAGAAATTACCTGTTACCACAAAACCTGGCTATTGTAGCAAATCAATATAACCTTTCCAAAGTGGAAGCAATAAAGAAAGAAGCTGAAGCCGAAAAATTGGCTATGGAAAACAAGTACAATGGAATCGTTCAACAGATCAATGATCTGGGTGAAATTTCATTCCAGAGAAAAGCTGACGAAAATGATCATTTATTCGGTTCAGTTTCCGAAGTTGATATTGCCAACGCTTTAGAGGAAAAAGAAATTGAGATCCATAGATCGAATGTAAATATGGAAAAACATCTCAAGGAAATTGGCAGTTTTGATGTTGAAATCGAATTCATTAACGACATTAAAACTACATTGAAAGTTAAAGTTGAGAAAGAGTAAAAAAGAATAGAGGGAGGTAAACCTTGAAGAAGATCATAAATTTTATCGGATGGCTTGTACTACTTTTAGCATTTGCATCACTGGGGCTTTCATCCGATGATCCTACATTTGGATTTTTCTTTTATCTGGCATTTTTTGTAGTTGTTTTTGGACTTGTGTTCCTTTATATCAAAAAGCATCAGAAAAGAAAAGAATCTAATCCTAAAACCTTGATCATTATTCATAAAGTATCAGGTCTTGCATTGTTGATTGTTGCCCTTTTCAGCCCGATTATTGCACTCAGGAAAATTCAACTACCGTTCACTCCTAATTTGATCATTCTGGTTATTACTGCAGCGATGATCTTTTTGGGAATTATTGCTGTTCGTTTGGTAAACAAAGGCGGCGCAATAAAACTTTTAGGATTGCTGTTGCTGATTTTGTTATCAGCAATTCCAGCTTTTTTTGCAACCTCTTATCTAAGCCAGTTTTTCCCGAATGCCTACAACGCGTTGGGAACATCATACTGGGCAATAATAGCAGTAGCAATCTTTTCCTGGTGGGGTTTGTCTCTTTATTCCAGCAAAAAATAATAGCTGAGTTCTGATGGATCTGATGCGCTCCGGCAGTGCCTGGAAAAGTATTGTTTATCGCATTGCCGGCGATGATAAGAAAGATTTTGTTACTCTGGCTTTCGGTTGGAAATCTATTGTAGGAAATATTTTAGCCGAAAGAACTCAATTGCACAAAATCGAAAAAGATGTTCTTTTTGTTTCTGTTGCAAACAGTGTGTGGATGCAGGAACTTATTTTACGCAAAGAACAGATCCGAAAAGATATTCATTCTATTCTGAGAATAAAATTAGCAGAAATCGTTTTTTTCGTAGGAAAAGAAGATAAAAAGATCAGGATTTAAAACAGGAAATATTATGGTAAAAATAGCACCATCTCTGCTTTCAGCAGATTTTATGAATCTGGAAAAAGAGATTCATCAGATTGAAAAAGCAGGAGCTGATATTCTTCATCTGGATGTGATGGATGGGCATTTTGTGCCAAATCTCACGTTCGGAATGCCGATAATTCAGCAGATAAAGCAGATTGCGTCTATTCCTCTCGATGTTCATCTGATGGTGACTAATCCGCAAGTTTACCTTGAAAAACTTGGAGAATGGAAGATCGAATATGTTTCATTTCATCAGGAAACTGTGTTTCATCTGCATCGACAGCTCCATGTTTTGAAGCAACTTGGAACGAAAGCTGGAATCGCTTTGAATCCGGCAACTCCGGTGGAAACCATCTTCCCTGTTTTAGCCGATCTTAATTTTGTACTTTTGATGAGTGTTAATCCCGGTTTTGGAGGACAATCATTTTTACCATTGGTTTTCGATAAAATTGATAAGCTTTCTGCAGAAGCAAAGAAGGTAAATCCTGATTTGGAAATCGAAGTCGATGGTGGCGTGAACAACATAAATGCCAAAGATCTGGTAAAACACGGTGTAGATATTTTAGTTGCTGGTTCTTATATTTTTGGAAGTAATAGTTCCAAAGATAAAATAAAGAGTTTGAGATAGGTTTTCATGTTTAATAGTTTAACTGAACGATTTGATAATATTTTTCGCAAGTTAAAAGGTCACGGGAAACTTAGCGAACAAAACATCAAAGAATCGATGCGGGAAGTTCGTCGTGCACTCCTGGAAGCGGATGTAAACTTCAAGATCATTAAGGAATTCATCAACAATGTAAGCCGGAAAGCTGTCGGCACAGAAGTGATGAAAAGCCTTACTCCCGGTCATCAAGTCGTCAAGATCGTTCATGCAGAACTTATCGAACTGATGGGAAGCGAAAGCTTCAAAGTTCGACTTCATGATAATAAAAAGAACAAGATCATGCTGGTGGGATTGCAGGGTTCTGGTAAAACAACAACTTGTGCAAAACTTGCCAGTAAATTCCGAAAAAATTCCATCAATCCTGCTTTAGTTGCCTGCGACATTTATCGTCCGGCTGCTATTCATCAATTACAGGTTCTGGGCAAGCAGCTCAGCCTGCCGGTTATTGCAGATGAAAAATCGAAGAATGTTCTAAAGATAGCAAAAAAGGCTATTAAGGAAACTGAGAAATCAGATGAAAATCTGCTGATCTTTGATACAGCCGGCCGCCTTCATATAGATGAAAAACTGATGAAGGAACTGCGTGATCTGAAGAAATTCTTGAAGCCGGATTATATCTTTTTTGTAGCAGATGCAATGACCGGACAGGATGCTGTGAATGTTGCTAAAGAATTTAATGAACAATTAGAATTCGATGGTGTGATATTGACGAAAATGGATAGTGATGCTCGTGGTGGTGCGGCACTTTCCATTAAAGCAGTTACCGGAAAACCTTTGGTTTTTGTAGGAACAGGTGAGAAAATATCAGAGCTTGAGGAATTCCATCCCGATAGAATGGCAAACCGCATTCTGGGAATGGGAGACGTTCTCAGTCTCATCGAAAAGGCTGAACAGACTATCAATACAGAAGAAGCTGAAAAATTAGCAGAAAAACTGAAAAAAAATCAGTTCACCTTCACAGATTTTCTATCTCAGCTGCAGCAACTGCAAAAAATGGGTCCTATGGACCAACTTCTTGGTATGATGCCGGGAATGAACAACAAAGCTCTCAAAGGTTTAAAAGTAGATGAAAAAGACATTAAGCACATTGAAGCTATCATCTATTCGATGACTCGCACTGAGCGCGAAAAACCCACCATCATAAACGGCAGCCGCCGTCATCGAATTGCTAAAGGCAGTGGCACTTCCATTCAAGAAGTAAACCGACTGATAAAGCAATTTGATCAAATGAAAAAAATGATGAAAAAATTCAATAATCCCAAAGCATTCAAAGGTGGAATGCTGCCGTTTTAAAATCAGGAGTTTTCGATGAATAAACGTGTACATTTCCAGCCTATAAATTCAAGAATATTAGTAAGTTATTCATTTAGTGCAG
The Candidatus Cloacimonadota bacterium genome window above contains:
- the rplI gene encoding 50S ribosomal protein L9, encoding MKLILAKNVEKLGEAGSVVDVADGYARNYLLPQNLAIVANQYNLSKVEAIKKEAEAEKLAMENKYNGIVQQINDLGEISFQRKADENDHLFGSVSEVDIANALEEKEIEIHRSNVNMEKHLKEIGSFDVEIEFINDIKTTLKVKVEKE
- the ffh gene encoding signal recognition particle protein, yielding MFNSLTERFDNIFRKLKGHGKLSEQNIKESMREVRRALLEADVNFKIIKEFINNVSRKAVGTEVMKSLTPGHQVVKIVHAELIELMGSESFKVRLHDNKKNKIMLVGLQGSGKTTTCAKLASKFRKNSINPALVACDIYRPAAIHQLQVLGKQLSLPVIADEKSKNVLKIAKKAIKETEKSDENLLIFDTAGRLHIDEKLMKELRDLKKFLKPDYIFFVADAMTGQDAVNVAKEFNEQLEFDGVILTKMDSDARGGAALSIKAVTGKPLVFVGTGEKISELEEFHPDRMANRILGMGDVLSLIEKAEQTINTEEAEKLAEKLKKNQFTFTDFLSQLQQLQKMGPMDQLLGMMPGMNNKALKGLKVDEKDIKHIEAIIYSMTRTEREKPTIINGSRRHRIAKGSGTSIQEVNRLIKQFDQMKKMMKKFNNPKAFKGGMLPF
- a CDS encoding YybS family protein: MYVVAVLAAFITSLSPLGGMIFTLAYGGKYRENITRFLTVFLATGILLFITKIVDVVTFTDIFLGVGIAAAIYFFVLRKTGNYLFSILAAYGFDAIIAIIKKIAFGSIILDNINIALNTYQKLMESSFQNNPEQMDLGLQLMETTRQIFEQYYVGIWMLSIIVGLYLGTLIISKNSEIKWQHRFIQLQYESIYFVIAALILFVIPKWRILGMNALLILAPLFLIEGISILDFYWGDFFKKTKFLLFLLIISMVFNYFILSLIALIGLLDIWFDFRKIRNTEDIDETNSS
- the rpe gene encoding ribulose-phosphate 3-epimerase; this translates as MVKIAPSLLSADFMNLEKEIHQIEKAGADILHLDVMDGHFVPNLTFGMPIIQQIKQIASIPLDVHLMVTNPQVYLEKLGEWKIEYVSFHQETVFHLHRQLHVLKQLGTKAGIALNPATPVETIFPVLADLNFVLLMSVNPGFGGQSFLPLVFDKIDKLSAEAKKVNPDLEIEVDGGVNNINAKDLVKHGVDILVAGSYIFGSNSSKDKIKSLR
- a CDS encoding DUF721 domain-containing protein; amino-acid sequence: MDLMRSGSAWKSIVYRIAGDDKKDFVTLAFGWKSIVGNILAERTQLHKIEKDVLFVSVANSVWMQELILRKEQIRKDIHSILRIKLAEIVFFVGKEDKKIRI
- the rpsR gene encoding 30S ribosomal protein S18 encodes the protein MEEKKETKKNVNDQADKKVEEKKERKEYKRSESSRRPQKKRFSRKKFFFKKRVCFFCTNKDSVIDYKDVGLMKRFVSDNGKISPRRFTGTCAKHQKKVSVEIKKARQMALLPFTDKHK